In Microcaecilia unicolor chromosome 1, aMicUni1.1, whole genome shotgun sequence, the following are encoded in one genomic region:
- the FERD3L gene encoding fer3-like protein, protein MEYQGGLMESTAVDFATDVNLADFSLGSHHNESTAREMAPAQSLDLYDRLCDFASFGNRTLSFWESMPVLNRLGDPGKEELKTSPLLDRPKRKRMITYAQRQAANIRERKRMFNLNEAFDQLRKKVPTFAYEKRLSRIETLRLAIVYISFMTELLDSYQKKDGCSGLG, encoded by the coding sequence ATGGAATATCAAGGAGGCTTGATGGAGTCCACGGCTGTAGATTTTGCAACAGATGTGAACTTGGCAGATTTTTCTCTGGGATCTCATCACAATGAGTCCACTGCCAGAGAGATGGCTCCTGCGCAAAGCCTGGACCTGTATGACAGGCTATGCGATTTTGCTTCTTTTGGAAACAGAACCCTCTCTTTCTGGGAAAGTATGCCTGTTTTAAACAGGCTTGGTGATCCTGGTAAGGAGGAACTTAAAACATCTCCTCTTTTAGACAGACCCAAAAGAAAACGGATGATTACCTATGCCCAACGTCAAGCTGCCAACATcagggaaagaaagagaatgtTTAATCTCAATGAAGCTTTTGACCAGCTCAGGAAGAAGGTGCCTACATTTGCATATGAGAAAAGACTGTCTAGGATTGAAACTTTACGCCTTGCTATTGTCTACATCTCCTTTATGACAGAGCTGTTGGATAGTTATCAAAAGAAAGACGGATGCAGTGGGCTTGGATGA